Part of the Zygotorulaspora mrakii chromosome 2, complete sequence genome, AGAAGACTGCAACAATTGGATGAACCTCTAGGAATAAACCTTTTCTGCAGACTCCAAATGGAATGTCTTCAATGATTAACCCTTTCCTTACCAAAATCGCCATCCATAAGACCAAAGCTAAAGTTGTTGGCATTGGTAAACCTTCGAAATACTTTGATTTGCCACCGCTGTCCTTGGGTAATTGAGCAACGGTAACATTAAATCTTGCCAATCTTGCCAATCCACACaagacaaagaaagaaagaaccAGGACATCTAGAGTTGTTTGAAATCCAATAGCAAATGCAATCGAAGCTGGTGCAACGCCAAACGAGACTAAATCTGCCAAAGAATCTAGTTCCTGACCCATCAATGAAGATCTATTTCTCAAACGTGCGACTCTTCCATCAAAGAAATCGAAGCACATCCCaagaaatatgaaaaaatgagcCCTTTGCACATAATGCGGTTTATTAGTTGAACAAAATCTCAAACAACTTACTATAGAATAAAATCCTGAAAAACCATTAAGCATAGTAATAAAATCTGCTAGATGCAAGTTTCTAATCATACTAAAGTGGTATTGATCGCTAGTAAATTTCTCGATATCTGTCTCATTTGGAGGTTCTAATTCTGCCGCactgaaagaaaagatgcTAGATGCTCTTCTACTCATTGTTCTATGCGACATGTCATCTCCATCGTCGTCACTGAAAACACTCCCTTGAGATTGTTCCCGTGGATTCTCATgtgaattttcttctggTGACATCTTTACTCGATCGTTATTTCTACTCCTTACACTGCTCATTCGATGAAACCTAACGATAACTCAGTCAAAAACTAACGTCTTAGAggaaattttgttttataCTTGtcaattgaatttaaaaaatattttgaacaaacTGATTTCTGTTAGCAAATGAccctctttttttttttagataGCTACTAATTGGCGTTCTGTTCTTGTGCAAATTTTGACGAGGGGAAGGGTTTTAGTTTTCAAGtcacattcaaaaaaaaaagaaacacaCTACGACAGAAAAAGATTGGACATTCATGTCatcatttcatcattaaaaTAAACAAAACTACTAATACTATTTTTAACTTACTTAGCCAACCTTGCAAGGATCTCGGATTTAGCAGCCCCACC contains:
- the CHO1 gene encoding CDP-diacylglycerol-serine O-phosphatidyltransferase (similar to Saccharomyces cerevisiae CHO1 (YER026C); ancestral locus Anc_3.513), with amino-acid sequence MSSVRSRNNDRVKMSPEENSHENPREQSQGSVFSDDDGDDMSHRTMSRRASSIFSFSAAELEPPNETDIEKFTSDQYHFSMIRNLHLADFITMLNGFSGFYSIVSCLRFCSTNKPHYVQRAHFFIFLGMCFDFFDGRVARLRNRSSLMGQELDSLADLVSFGVAPASIAFAIGFQTTLDVLVLSFFVLCGLARLARFNVTVAQLPKDSGGKSKYFEGLPMPTTLALVLWMAILVRKGLIIEDIPFGVCRKGLFLEVHPIVAVFFLHGCGMISKSLKIPKP